The DNA region TGGGGCAAGAAATATCCCCTGAGCTGCAAGTCTTGGTTGGACAACTGGGTCAACCTGTCGGCATTCTTTGAATACGACCAGGTGATCCGCAAGGTCATTTACACCACCAATCCGATTGAAGGTGTACACCGCCAGATCCGCAAAATTACCAAGACTAAAGGGGCTTTCCCTTCCGAACAGGCACTGATGAAACTCATGTACCTGGTCATTAAAAATATTAGCAAGAAATGGACAATGCCAATCCATAACTGGAGACTGGCATTCTCGCAATTATACATTAAATTTGGTGAGAGAATTCTTCAGGAGAACAGAGGCTTCTGAGAGGCGTTAATTTTGAATGACACAGTTCACGTTACACTCCCATTGTGTAATGCAGGAATGATTTCTAATTCCTTTTGTCGGCCATAAAACTTCATAGCGAATTAATTTAACGGTTATTATCTTAATGGTCATTAAATTAACGACTATTGCAAATAGTAGTCATTTTTTGTTATTTATCAATTATAACCCGCTACAATTACAACTGTAAGCAAATGTGCCTCCTAGCCCTCAAAGCCTTATTTACTGTATTGATCTGATTCTGCACGGTTTTTTGCGAAACACCCAGCCGTTCGGCTATTTCACTGGTAGAGATTCCTTCTGTATAATATGCATGGATCTGCTGGCTTACAATCCCGATGGCACGATTCGAGCTATAGTACCTTCCCCTCTTTTTGAGCCTTAAGGTTAATTCCGGCACCAATGGCCAAACCCAATCCCAACCCCAGGGAAAGTCCGAGTGCAATGTTTTTCATGGCCAGTCCGATAGACATTCCGATTGCTACGCCCAATGGCATCCATACCGCCATGTAGTAACCATTTGGCACTATCTTGTGCTTTTTCATCAGCATGCCCTTATAGGTCGAAAGCTTTCCGGTATAGTTTTTTGCGGATAATCGCTGCTCATCTGCCGGAGTCGGCAAGCAGGAGATCAGTTCTTCGGTATCTTTTTTAAATTCCGAAAACTGTTGTTCGTTGCTGATCTGATCCGGCACTTTAAGAATTGCGCTTTCAATAAAGGCTATCTGATAACGCTTTCGCTGTTGGTCGGTCAGTTCTGCTGTTTTGTTTGCTAAGGCTTGCCGGGCCTCGGTTTGCCAGATGTGGTTGCCGTTCATTAGGGAAGGTTTAACTCAAATATATCAAAAATAAATTCATGTTTTTCTTACCAGGATATATTCCAATTTGTAGTTGTTTGCGTTGTAACCACTCCACTTCTAATCTTATATTTCTGTTTTTAAAATTTATTTCAATAATTAAAATATTTATATATTTGCGATGGTAATACTGATCAAAAAAACAATACAGGAGTTTGCACTTAAATATCCTGCGTCAGCGCCAGCATTAAACAAATGGTATGATGTTGTAAGAAAAGCGAATTGGAGCCATTTTTCTGATGTTAGGAAAGACTTTAATAGTGTAGACTATATTGCAAACGATAGGTATGTATTTAACATTAAGGGCAATGATTTTAGAATAGTGGCTATGATCTTTTTCGACAAGCGCACCGTTTTTATTCGGTTTGTTGGAACACATCGTGAGTACGATAAAATTGATTGTTCAATAATTTAATAGTATGATAAGCAAAATAAGAACTGAAGCACAATACCATCAGATAATGCAATTGATAGAAACATTCATTAAGAAAGCTACAGATAATGGTGGCTTTCATACGCTTACTGAGGCCGAATCTAACGAATTGGAGCAGCTGAGTGTATTGGCAGAGCAATATGAAGACCAGGTATTGAAAATTATGCCTATTCCGGTCACTATTAATGCTGTTATTCAGCATAAAATAAAAGAATTGAATATTACTCAGGCAAAGCTTGCTGATTTATTGGGTATTGGAACCTCCAAGTTATCTCAGATACTTACCGGCAAACGTGAGCCAGATGTTCCATTTTTGAAAGCCGTACACTTGAAGTTGGGAATCAGTGGTGATTTTTTGCTGGAAAGTGTGTGATTTGCACACTGCTATTCTACTTTAGTTATTGGATTAAAAGTTGTATTTTTGATTATGGCAACATATCGTTTAGATCGGACATCCTTCAAAGCGCAAACAGTCAGTGAGGCGGCCGACCATGCAAGCTACTACAAAAAGCTGAGCTGGGTTGAGCGTTTAAAAATAGCTGCTTATCTAAATAGCGTTGCTTTTGATTATGCGGAGGGACATCCGCCAAAAATTGACAAAACAAAGTTTAGAGCGCATTCCAGATCAGCTAATGGGTAATATATTTAATGAAGATTTCAGGGATTTTTTAAATGCCTTAAATAGAAACAACGTAAGGTATTTACTAGTTGGTGGCTTCTCTGTAATTCTTCATGGATATTCCAGAACAACCGGTGATATGGATATATGGGTTGAACGTACATCTGCAAATTATCATAATTTAAAAAAGGCTTTTGCTGATTTTGGAATGCCTGTTTTTGATATGACCGAACAGAATTTTCTATCACATCCGAATTGGGATGTGTTTACTTTTGGCGTACCCCCGGTTGCAATTGATATCATGGTTCAGGTAAAGGGACTAGGCTTTAACGCCTGCTTTGATAATGCTGTTTTTTTTGAGGATGATGATCTTCAAATAAGAACAATTCATAAAGACAATCTGATCCAAGCTAAACGTTCGGCAGGAAGACCTAAAGACCTGGATGACCTCGAAAATATAGGCTCTTAATGTTTATCTGGCTTAAGTTGTTGAATTTTCTACAATAACTGAAACTTATCCAAATTATTGACAGAACATCCAAGGTTCTGATTTCTATTTCAATTGTTTGATTTACAAATATTTATAAAAATTAAATTCCTGTTTTTCTTACCAACGTATCACTGAATCTGTATAGACTTGTAAAAAGAAACTTATAGATTATGGACATACAACTTGGTTTAAAGAAGATATTAAAGAAAGGTATACTAACATCAGAACTTGAGTTTGAGAGAGCGTCGATCATTGATCGCAAGT from Pedobacter africanus includes:
- a CDS encoding type II toxin-antitoxin system HigB family toxin; the encoded protein is MVILIKKTIQEFALKYPASAPALNKWYDVVRKANWSHFSDVRKDFNSVDYIANDRYVFNIKGNDFRIVAMIFFDKRTVFIRFVGTHREYDKIDCSII
- a CDS encoding HTH domain-containing protein, which gives rise to MPELTLRLKKRGRYYSSNRAIGIVSQQIHAYYTEGISTSEIAERLGVSQKTVQNQINTVNKALRARRHICLQL
- a CDS encoding helix-turn-helix domain-containing protein translates to MISKIRTEAQYHQIMQLIETFIKKATDNGGFHTLTEAESNELEQLSVLAEQYEDQVLKIMPIPVTINAVIQHKIKELNITQAKLADLLGIGTSKLSQILTGKREPDVPFLKAVHLKLGISGDFLLESV